The following are encoded together in the Argopecten irradians isolate NY chromosome 5, Ai_NY, whole genome shotgun sequence genome:
- the LOC138323936 gene encoding splicing factor 1-like isoform X1, whose amino-acid sequence MFTPQGKRPADLASGGWSNGAGSGESERKKKRKSRWATDTERDKTVIPGMPTVIPTGMSNIQEKQYLLHLQIEEISRRLRTGDLGIPPNPEDRSPSPEPIYNNEGKRLNTREYRTRKKLEEERHKLVQEAMDLNDEYKPPADYKPPVIRVNDKVMIPQEENPEINFVGLLIGPRGNTLKNLEKETGAKIIIRGKGSVKEGKIGRKDGQPLPGEDEPLHAYVTANNPENVKKAVEKIKEIITQGIEVPEGQNDLRRQQLRELALLNGTLRENDGLAKLKQLQQAQTIITNTIICSVCGGTGHIAQDCKAKRPGDTLRMTTPTPAVTQVDKAKMDSEYMSLMAELGEGPPPSQPKPTPQQASQPFRPHMNHPPPNPMGVNPPWQQNTMQQRSGGPSMMRMNQPVSQQNQQPVQPQQQFMHRQPPGGMGMHMGGMPPTQMQPPPGQMPGPVGPPPQQFNSSAGPVPPPWQQSVTAVSTQSNSTTPVMGVPPPSLLTAPPPPPPSSQPPTSWMQPPQSTGVPPPPPVTSTGNPSPWGNAAPPPPPSQLAPWQQQAGPNPVAPPPPPPSQPGGYNPIPPPPPPGGFDMNNLGGLNPMLVTPPPPPPN is encoded by the exons ATGTTTACACCACAAGGAAAGAGACCTGCAGATCTGG CCTCTGGAGGATGGTCTAATGGAGCGGGTAGTGGGGAATCAGAGAGGAAGAAGAAAAGGAAGAGTCGATGGGCAACAGATACAGAGAGAGACAAGACCGTTATTCCAGGCATGCCAACAGTGATTCCGACTGGCATGAGTAACATCCAAGAAAAACAATACCTTT TGCACCTCCAAATTGAAGAGATTAGTCGCAGACTACGGACAGGAGACCTGGGGATCCCACCCAACCCCGAAGACAG GTCGCCCTCTCCGGAACCTATCTATAACAACGAAGGAAAGAGGCTGAACACTCGAGAGTATAGGACGAGGAAAAAACTGGAGGAGGAACGACACAAATTGGTACAAGAGGCTATGGACCTCAATGACGAATACAAACCTCCAGCCGATTACAA GCCACCAGTAATACGAGTCAACGATAAAGTGATGATTCCACAGGAAGAAAATCCGGAGATCAATTTTGTGGGTCTGCTCATTGGTCCTCGTGGAAATACTCTGAAGAATCTGGAAAAAGAG ACTGGGGCCAAAATCATCATCCGAGGAAAAGGATCTGTGAAGGAAGGAAAAATAGGTCGCAAGGACGGACAACCACTACCTGGAGAGGACGAGCCTCTACATGCTTATGTCACAGCCAACAACCCAGAAAATGTCAAAAAGGCTGTAGAAAAG ATAAAGGAAATTATAACCCAAGGTATTGAGGTGCCAGAAGGACAGAACGACCTCCGGCGCCAGCAGCTTAGGGAATTAGCCCTACTTAACGGAACTCTCAGGGAAAACGATGGTCTGGC gaaaCTTAAGCAGCTACAACAAGCCCAGACAATTATTACAAACACAATCATCTGCTCTGTCTGTGGGGGTACTGGTCATATAGCACAGGATTGTAAGGCAAAACG GCCTGGTGACACCCTAAGGATGACTACACCTACTCCAGCTGTTACCCAAGTCGACAAAGCTAAGATGGACAGTGAG TACATGTCATTGATGGCAGAACTTGGTGAAGGACCACCGCCATCACAGCCAAAACCAACTCCTCAGCAAGCCAGCCAGCCATTCAGACCACATATGAATCATCCGCCACCAAATCCTATG gGAGTCAACCCTCCATGGCAACAGAACACAATGCAGCAGAGATCTGGCGGCCCCTCCATGATGAGAATGAACCAGCCCGTATCACAACAGAACCAACAGCCTGTACAGCCACAACAACAGTTCATGCACCGACAGCCCCCAGGTGGAATGGGCATGCATATGGGCGGCATGCCCCCTACGCAAATGCAGCCCCCTCCCGGCCAGATGCCGGGCCCTGTAGGCCCCCCACCACAACAGTTCAATTCCTCCGCTGGACCAGTACCGCCCCCATGGCAACAGTCAGTGACTGCCGTTTCTACCCAGAGTAACTCAACCACACCAGTCATGG GTGTACCTCCTCCTTCACTGCTGACAGCTCCTCCGCCTCCCCCACCCAGCAGTCAGCCTCCTACGTCATGGATGCAGCCCCCGCAAA GTACTGGAGTGCCCCCACCCCCACCTGTCACATCAACAGGAAACCCCTCCCCTTGGGGAAATGCAGCACCACCCCCACCACCCTCACAGCTAGCACCCTGGCAGCAGCAGGCAGGCCCTAACCCTGTggccccaccccctcccccacctAGTCAACCTGGCGGCTACAACCCCATCCCGCCACCTCCTCCCCCAGGAGGATTTGACATGAACAATTTAGGAGGTTTAAACCCAATGTTAGTCACCCCACCCCCTCCGCCTCCAAACTGA
- the LOC138323936 gene encoding splicing factor 1-like isoform X2 yields MDLNDEYKPPADYKPPVIRVNDKVMIPQEENPEINFVGLLIGPRGNTLKNLEKETGAKIIIRGKGSVKEGKIGRKDGQPLPGEDEPLHAYVTANNPENVKKAVEKIKEIITQGIEVPEGQNDLRRQQLRELALLNGTLRENDGLAKLKQLQQAQTIITNTIICSVCGGTGHIAQDCKAKRPGDTLRMTTPTPAVTQVDKAKMDSEYMSLMAELGEGPPPSQPKPTPQQASQPFRPHMNHPPPNPMGVNPPWQQNTMQQRSGGPSMMRMNQPVSQQNQQPVQPQQQFMHRQPPGGMGMHMGGMPPTQMQPPPGQMPGPVGPPPQQFNSSAGPVPPPWQQSVTAVSTQSNSTTPVMGVPPPSLLTAPPPPPPSSQPPTSWMQPPQSTGVPPPPPVTSTGNPSPWGNAAPPPPPSQLAPWQQQAGPNPVAPPPPPPSQPGGYNPIPPPPPPGGFDMNNLGGLNPMLVTPPPPPPN; encoded by the exons ATGGACCTCAATGACGAATACAAACCTCCAGCCGATTACAA GCCACCAGTAATACGAGTCAACGATAAAGTGATGATTCCACAGGAAGAAAATCCGGAGATCAATTTTGTGGGTCTGCTCATTGGTCCTCGTGGAAATACTCTGAAGAATCTGGAAAAAGAG ACTGGGGCCAAAATCATCATCCGAGGAAAAGGATCTGTGAAGGAAGGAAAAATAGGTCGCAAGGACGGACAACCACTACCTGGAGAGGACGAGCCTCTACATGCTTATGTCACAGCCAACAACCCAGAAAATGTCAAAAAGGCTGTAGAAAAG ATAAAGGAAATTATAACCCAAGGTATTGAGGTGCCAGAAGGACAGAACGACCTCCGGCGCCAGCAGCTTAGGGAATTAGCCCTACTTAACGGAACTCTCAGGGAAAACGATGGTCTGGC gaaaCTTAAGCAGCTACAACAAGCCCAGACAATTATTACAAACACAATCATCTGCTCTGTCTGTGGGGGTACTGGTCATATAGCACAGGATTGTAAGGCAAAACG GCCTGGTGACACCCTAAGGATGACTACACCTACTCCAGCTGTTACCCAAGTCGACAAAGCTAAGATGGACAGTGAG TACATGTCATTGATGGCAGAACTTGGTGAAGGACCACCGCCATCACAGCCAAAACCAACTCCTCAGCAAGCCAGCCAGCCATTCAGACCACATATGAATCATCCGCCACCAAATCCTATG gGAGTCAACCCTCCATGGCAACAGAACACAATGCAGCAGAGATCTGGCGGCCCCTCCATGATGAGAATGAACCAGCCCGTATCACAACAGAACCAACAGCCTGTACAGCCACAACAACAGTTCATGCACCGACAGCCCCCAGGTGGAATGGGCATGCATATGGGCGGCATGCCCCCTACGCAAATGCAGCCCCCTCCCGGCCAGATGCCGGGCCCTGTAGGCCCCCCACCACAACAGTTCAATTCCTCCGCTGGACCAGTACCGCCCCCATGGCAACAGTCAGTGACTGCCGTTTCTACCCAGAGTAACTCAACCACACCAGTCATGG GTGTACCTCCTCCTTCACTGCTGACAGCTCCTCCGCCTCCCCCACCCAGCAGTCAGCCTCCTACGTCATGGATGCAGCCCCCGCAAA GTACTGGAGTGCCCCCACCCCCACCTGTCACATCAACAGGAAACCCCTCCCCTTGGGGAAATGCAGCACCACCCCCACCACCCTCACAGCTAGCACCCTGGCAGCAGCAGGCAGGCCCTAACCCTGTggccccaccccctcccccacctAGTCAACCTGGCGGCTACAACCCCATCCCGCCACCTCCTCCCCCAGGAGGATTTGACATGAACAATTTAGGAGGTTTAAACCCAATGTTAGTCACCCCACCCCCTCCGCCTCCAAACTGA